TAGATCCCGCTCGGCGCCCCCTCACAGAGGGCGCCGGGATTGAGCACCGGACTGGGCGCTGGCAAGGCCGCCCGAACGTACCGCCCGGACGTGCCGCCTGCCGGGCCCGCCCGCCTTACTGCTGGCGCGCCCGCAGATTCTGTTCGTCGGCGATCGCGCGATAGCGCGCGGTTTCCTGCCTGAGCTTCGCGGCGAAGGCCTCGGGGCTGCTGGCGGCCACATCCAACCCCATCTCGGCCAGCTTGGCCTGGGCCTCCGGCCGGCGCAGCGTCGCCGCGATACCCTTGTTCAGCGCCGCGATGACCGCCGGGGGCGTATTCGCCGGCGCGAGAAACCCGTACCACGCGGACTCTTCCAGGTCGCCCAGGCCGGATTCGGCCAGGGTGGGCACGGCGGGCGTCATCGGGGTACGCGCCTTGGTGATGGTCGCGAGCAGCTTGATCCGCTTGTCCTGCATCTGCTGCAAGGCCGAAGGCAGGTTCATCATGCCCAGCTGCACCTGGTCGCCCATGACGCCCAGCATGATCTCGGCCTGCCCCCTGAAGGGCACTTCCAGGAATTCGACCTTGGCCTGCTTGGCCAGCTGCACCAGCACGAACTGGCTCTGGCTGCCCAGGCCGCTGGTCCCGAAGCTGATCTTCTGGCCGGACTTGCGCGCCTGGTCGAACAATTCGGTCAAGGAAGTCGCCGGCAGGCTGGCCGGCGCGATGAACGCGTAAGGTGTCGTCCCGACCAGAATGACGGGCGCCAGATCCTTCAAGGTATCGAAGGGCAGGTCATCCCTGACCGCGGGCGTCGTGGTCAGGCCGTTGGCCTGCAGCAATAGGGTGTAGCCGTCCGGCTGGGCGCGCACCACGGTATTGGTGCCGATGATACCCGCGGCGCCGGAACGATTCTCCACGAAGACGGCCTTGTAGTCCGACACCTCGGGCAATGTCGCGGCGACCAGTCGGGCCAGCGAATCGATGGTGGAGCCCGCCGAGAATGGCACGACGATGCGCAAGGGCTTTTCCGCCAGCGCGGGAGCCCCAGGGAACGCCAGCAGCGCGGCGGCGGCGGCCAGCAGGCGGAATGCGCCCCGCCTCGTACAGGACCAGGCGGACACGGGAACAGTGGGGGGATGCGACACAGGCTTCGACATGGCAGGCTCCAGTTGCTGGAACATCGATAAGCGGCGTGCCGGAACGTCGCGGCCCCGCTGGATGGAAACCCCGCGGCCATCGCGGCCGCGGGGATGACGAATGGTGTGGCGGCCCGGATCTCAGGCGGCGCGCCGCAGCATCGCCGTCGATACCGAGAATCCGCGCTCATGCGCCATGCGGCGACGCTCGGGCGGCGACGCCGGACGCTCGACCTGCTCGCCGCCCTTGTAGATCGCGCGGATGCGCTTGCGGTCGGCCAGTATGCCGATATTGGTCAGGGGATCGCCGTCGACGACCAGGAAGTCGGCCCACCGTCCCGGCGCCAGCGTGCCGACCCGGTCTTCCCAACCCAGCGCCCTGGCATTGTTGGCGGTGGCGGCGACGATGGCGTCCATGGGCCGCATGCCCAGCAACTCGACCATCAGCTCCAGTTCCCGGCTGTGCCACTCCCCGTACGGGGTGACCGCGAAGCCCGACTCGGATCCCATCATCATCGGGATGCCTGCTTCGATGCACCGGGTGTGGATCCTGACCAGGGCGTCCAGTTCGCGGCGCTTGTGCTCGATGTAGTTGGGATCCACGCCCACGTCCCTGCCGTGCTGCACGATGTTGGCGGCGAAGGTCATGGTGGGACAGATGGGGATGCCCAGGTCGCGCACCATGCCGACGTCTTCCGCCTTCATGTAGGAGGCATGGATAAGCCAGTCCACGCCGGCACGCGCCGCCATCGCCACGGTGCCGGCATAGCGCGCGTGGATGGTGACCTTGCGGCCCAGCTGGTGGGACATCTGCACGATGGCCGTCATTTCGTCGGCGGTAAAGCACGGCCCGGCGTCCAGATTGGATTCCTGCGCCTGGCTGTCGCCGCTGATCTTCACCACGTCGACGCGGTTCTTGACCTGCCGCCGCACCTCTTGCAGCATGTCGTCCCGGTTGTGGCACAGGACGCCTTCCGCCGAGACCGGCATGCCCAGCCAGCTGGGAAAATAGTCGGCGAAACCCCCATCCGCGCTGATATGCCGGCCGCCGGCCGCGACCCGGGGGCCCGGGTACATGCCGTTCAGGATGGCGTCGCGACAGGTCACCGCCACGTTCCAGGTGGAGCCCGGGTCGCAGATGGTCGTCACCCCGCTCTGCAACACCTTGCCGGCATTCCAGACGGCGCGCACGGCGGCCCACTCGGCGCCGCCGTAGACGTCGATTTCCTCGGCCGCCCTGCCCTCGCCATAGGATATATGGCAGTGGGTGTCGATCAACCCCGGCATGATGGTGGCGCCGCGCGTATCCACGGCTTCGTCCGCGGGTGCTTCGGCCACGGCGGGTCGCGCCTTGCCCTGCCACACCGCGACCACCCGCCCGTCGGCGATGCGCATATTGCCGTTTTCGATAGCCGGGCCGCCCGTGCCATCGATCAGGGTGGCCCCAAGGAAGTCGAGGATCTTCGCCATGGCTTTCCCTTCAAAGCTCGATGTTGTAGAGCTTCATCGCATTGCCCGCGACCACCTTGAAACGGTCTTCCGGCGACATGTCGCCGAGCACGCGCTCGACGTTCTGCGTCGTGTTCGGGTAGGGGCACGGCGGGTGCGGGAAATCCGAACCCCACATGATGCGGTCCACGCCGATTTCCGTGCGCAGCTTCGCGGCCAGCGGGTCGTTGATGACGCCGGCGTAGATGTTTTCCTCGATATAGCGGCCGGCGGGCTTCTTCTTCAGGTTGTCGAAGCCGGGGAAGGTCTCGATACGGTTGACGCGGTACTTCAGGATGGGCAGCCAGGACGCGTCGTATTCCGACAGGAATACCTTCAGGCGCGGGAAACGGTCGAAGATCCCGCCGAAGATGAATTCGTTCGCCAGCACGGGCGCGGCTTCCTGGAACAGGTCGAGGAAGCTGGCGGGCACGTTCTCGCGTTCCTTGTCGCCGTGGTAGGTGAACGGGTCGCGCACCTTGCCCGTGACGATGTGCAGGGTGACGGGCAGCCCGGCTTCCTCGGCGGCGGCCCAGAAACGGTCGTACTTGCGGTCGCGGTAGGGCGCCGCGTCATCGACGGGGCTGGTGCCTATCATCACGCCGCGGGCGCCGCGCTTGATGACGCGGTCCAGCTCCTTGATCGCCCAATCCACGTCGATGATGGGAATCATCGCGATGGCGAGCAGGCGTTTCAGGTCCTGCGAGCAGTATTCCTGGATCCAGTCGTTGTAGACCTCGGCGCAGGCATTGCGCGCGGCGCCGTCCGGCATGCGCGGGATCCACAGGCCCCAGGTCGGGTTGAGGACTTCGGCGGCGATGTGGTCGGAGTCCATCAGCTTGAGCCGGTACACGGGATCCGACCCGGCCTGGGCCAGGTCATCCAGGCGACGGTCCTTGCTGTCGGCGGCCACCAGTTCGTCCATGCGGGCGGCTTCGCCAGGACGTCCCAGATAGAAAAAAGAGCCTTCATGGCCTTCGAAGTTCTTGACGCCGTGGGGCACCTTGTCGCCGAAGCGCTTGCCCAATGCATTGATCCAGAGATCCTGCGGTTCGAAGACGTGGGAGTCGGCCGAGATGATGAGTTGGTCCATGGTCTGGTATGCCCTGTTCAGTGGTGGGACGCGAGTGAGACGTCACGAATTATATGCCTTATTGGTATGCCAATCAACTATGCCTTTGTTCCGATGAACCTTTCCATTCCGATGGTCCGATCGACCAGCCACACCGCACCGATCGCCATCAGGATGAGCAGGGTCGACACCGCGGCCACCGTGGGGTCCAGGTTGAATTCCATGTATTGGTAGATCGCGATCGGCAGCGTGCCGGTGCCCGGGGCGATCAGGAATATCGTCATGGCGAAGTCGTCGAAGGACATGACGAAGGCGAACAACGCGCCGGCGAACAGGCCCGGCCGTATCAGCGGCAAGGTCACATGGCGGAAGGTGTCCCAGGGACGCGCGCGCAGGCTGGCCGCCGCATCGTCCATCTGCATGTCGTAGCGGCGCAGCGCCGCCAGCACGGAGCGGAAGCTGTAGGGAAAGGTGATGATCACGTGCCCGAGCGCGATGGCCGCGTAGCCCGGCCCCAGGCCAACGCGGTTGATGAAAGCGAGCAGCGCCAGTCCCGTCACGACCAGCGGCAACAGGATGGGCGACATCAGGAGCGGTTCCAGCACGGGCGACAGGCGCAAGCGGTATTTCCACATCCCGTAGGCAGCCAGCGTTCCGGTCAGCACGGATACAGGCGTGACGATGGCCGCGATGCCCAGGCTGGCGAGAAAGCTGGACGTGAACTCGTCCCGGGCGAAGATATTGGCGTACCAGCGCAGCGAAAGCTCGGTGGGCGGGATGGTGGTGTACGCGTGCGCGCCGAATGAAGAAACCACCACCAGCAGGATAGGCGCGAGCAGCAACAACAGCGCGATCGCGCGCAGGGCCCAGACCACGGAAAAGCCGGCCGGCCGCCTGAGCCGGCGCACGCCGTCAAGATGTCCGCGCATGTTGTCTCCTTGTCAGCCGGCCGGCCACATACAGGCAAGCCATCGTGAACAGCAGGGCCAGCGCGCTCAAGGCCGCCGCGACGGGCATGCCGCCGCCATACATCGCGCGGTCATAGATGGCGTTGGCGATCATGCGGACGGCGCCGCCGCCCAGCAGCAGGGGCGTGGCGAACGCGGTGCCCGCCAGCACGAAGGCCAGCGTCCCGGCCGCCGCGATGCCGGGCATCAACAGCGGCAGCGTCACGCGGAAGAACGTCGAGACCTCGTCGGCGCCCAGGTTCTGCGCGGCTTCCTCCAGCGTGCGGTCATAGCGGCGAAACCCCGCGGCCAAGGTGAAGATGACGAACGGCAGCACGAAGTACACCAGCCCTATCGCCACGCTGGTTTCGTTGCGGATCAATGGCAGGAAGTCGTTCTCGGGCAGGATGCCCAGGCCATGCAGCACGCGATTGACCAGGCCCGTATTCCCCAGCACCAGGGTGAGCGCATAGAGCCGCACGATCAGGCTGGTCATGAAGGGAATGGCCACGAGCATGATGAGCGCCGTGCGCAACCGTGCGCTGGGGCTGCGTACGATCCAGTACGCGACCGGCAGCCCCAGGGCCAGGCTGCCCAGCGTGGCGATGGCCGACAGACGGAAGGTGGTGTAAATCGCGGCAAGGTAGAGAGGATTCGACAAGGCTTGCGCATAGACCCGCAGTGTCGGCCCGCCGCTCAGCTCGCCGCCCATGGTGCCCCGCGCATACAGGCTGAAAGCCAGCAGCGCCGCAAGCGCGGCGACGAATACGCCGAATATCGCCAGCGCCGGCAGCACCAGCAGCCATCCGCTCCAGGGCCATGGCTTGGTGGCCTTGCCCGTCCCTGAAAGCGCGCGGCCTGTGCCTGGCGGCGTGGCCGCCGCTGCAGGGTGATCCGGCGGCGGCGTGCCGGCCGCGGCCGTGCGTTCCGGCGGCGTCATGCGCGCACCGCCTGGACGGCATGACAGGGCCATTGCAGGACGACGGTCTCTCCCAACGGAAATTCCTCGACGTCCGCGCCGGCCGGATGGCGGGCCATCAGTTCACTGGCGCCCACGTCCACGCGCAGCTCCAGATGCGATCCCATATAGCAGCGATGGACGATCCGGCCGGATACCTCGGACACGGGTTCGGCGCCGCCCGGCGTCGCGGCCGCGCGGCCGACGGCATGAGCGTCGGCGTCGGCCTCGGCATGCAGCACGCGTATGCTTTCCGGCCGGATAAGCAGCAATTCGGCCCGTTCGATCTCCGCCGCGCCGGACCGGACCGGGATGGCCTGCCCCCAACAGGTCCGGAACATGGGCAGGCCGTCCCGCGTACCGGCATACGCGGCGCGCACGATATTCGCGGCGCCGACGAAACCCGCCACGAACTGGTCGACGGGATGCAGATAGATCTCTCCCGGCGTGCCGATCTGGCGTATCCCGCCTTCGGCCATGACGATCACGCGGTCGGACATGGCCAGCGCTTCGTCCTGGCTGTGCGTCACCGACACGGCGGTCACGCGCAGCTTCTTCAGCAGCGCGGTCAGCTCCACCCGCATCTCCGCGCGCAGGCGCGCGTCCAGGTTGGACATGGGCTCGTCCAGCAACAGCAGCGACGGCCGCATGGCCAGCGCCCGTGCGATGGCCACGCGCTGCTGCTGCCCCCCCGACAGTTCGTGCGGGTAACGCGCGGCGTACTGGCTCAGCCGCACGTGGGACAGGGACTCCTGGATGCGATCTTCGATCTGGTTGGCGGGCACGCGCGTCATGCGCGGTCCGAACGCCAGGTTCTCCGCCACCGTCATGTGAGGGAACAGCGCGTAGTTCTGGAACACCAGTCCCACGTCGCGCCGATATGGCGGCACGTCCCTCATGGACTCGCCCTGCAGGCGGATCTCGCCCCGGCTGGCCGGCACGAATCCCGCGATGGTCCGCAGCAGCGACGTCTTGCCGCTACCGCTGGGTCCCAGCAGGGTGATGAACTCGCCTCGATGGACGGTGAAAGTCGCGTCCGAAACGATGGTGGCGTGTCCGTAGCGGATCTCCACGTCTCGAACGCTGAGCACTTCGTCGCGCGCGGGCGCGGCGGCAGCCGGCCCTGTCGCTAGGACAGCCGTAGTCATGGTCACTACCCCTTGGAATTAGGCATCCGTTATTGGTATGCCGTTTATATATCCCAGTTGGCGTGGCCATGTCAACGGTACAGTGTTGCGCCGCTCAGGCGGCCTGCATCTCCAGCGTCGGGTAATCCGTGTACCCCACCGGACTGCAATGATCCAGGTCGTAGATCGTTGCGTTGTCCAGCGCGTTCAAGGGCGCGTTGCGACGCAGCCTGTCGACCAGGTCGGGATTGGCGATGTAGGCCTTGCCGAACGACACCGCGTCGGCCTCGCCCCGCGCGACGACGTCGGCCGCCGACACCGCGTCGAACCCGTCGTTGGCAATGCACACGCCGCCGAATTCGCGCTTCAGCATCGAGAACAAGGCGCCTTCGCCCTGCGTTTCACGGATGAACAGGAAGCCGAGCTTGCGCTCGCCCATGGCGCGCGCCACGTAGCCGAACGTACCCGCCGGATCGCTTTCGCTGATCGAGTACGACGGCGAACGCGGCGCCAGGTGCAGGCCCACGCGATTGGGCGCCCACACTTCCAGCACCGCATCGATGACTTCTATCATCAACCGCGCGCGGTTTTCGACGCTGCCGCCATAGGCGTCCGTGCGGTGGTTCGTTCCGTCCTGCAGGAACTGGTCCAGCAGGTAGCCGTTGGCGCCATGTATCGTGACGCCGTCGAAACCGGCCGCCTTTGCATTGCGCGCGCCTTGCCGGAAGGCGTCGACGATGCCGGGGATTTCATCCAGCGCGAGTTCGCGCGGCACCGGATAGGGTTGCTTGGGCCGCAACAGGCTCACGTGGCCCTCGGCGGCGATGGCGCTGGGCGCCACGGGCTGGCGGCCCTGCAACAGCGCCGGATGCGAAATCCGCCCTACGTGCCACAGCTGCGCCGCGATCCGGCCACCCGCGCGATGCACCGCATCGGTCACCAGGCGCCATCCATCCACCTGCTCCTGGCTCCAGATGCCGGGCACGTGCTGATAGCCGACCCCGTCATCCCTGACGGGCGTGCCTTCGGTGATGATCAGGCCGGCGGTCGCGCGCTGCACGTAATGCTCCGCCATCAGGCGGTTGGCCACGTTGCCGGGCGCGCGCAGGCGTGTCAGCGGAGCCATCACGATACGGTTGGGCAGATGCAGGTCGCCTATGGAAAGCGGATCGAAAAGCGTCGTCATGGTGGGGCCATCCCGGATGTACGCGGCACCGGTCCTGGCCGGCCGGGCGCCGCTGGCGCAGGCGGTCCGGGGATCGGAGCCGCGCGCCGCGTTGTTTAATAATGAAACCATGGCGATCATACGCAGCATGGTTTAAAATTGCAACCTTAAACTCAGGAGACCGATATGCAGCGCAAGCGCCTGGGCGAAGACCCCTGCCCCATCGCCCGATCGCTGGACGTGATCGGCGATTGGTGGAGCCTGCTGATCGTGCGGGAAGCCATGCAGGGCACCTGCCGCTTCAGCGATTTCCAGCAGCACCTGGGGCTGGCCAGGAACATATTGAGCACCCGCCTGCGCAAGCTGGTCGAACAGGGCGTGCTGGAGACGCAGCCGTCCGCGGAACGCGGCGACCACAAGGAATACCACCTGACCGCGAAAGGCCGCGGACTCGATCCGGTGCTGCGGGCCTTGTACGCCTGGGGCAAGGAACACCTGTTCGCCGAGGCGTAGCGCGCGTACCTGGAACGGTCGCGCGGCCACGGGTGCGCCAGCGGGCGGCCGTCCGGGCGCCCACCGGCGCAGTTCAACGCGCGCGCCTGTCGAGGCTGTAGGCGCCGGCGCCGTTCAGCACCAGTTGCAGCAGGCCGCCAGCGATGGCCAGGTTCTTCAGGAAGTTGACCTGCTGGTTGGCATCGCCCCAGGCACTGTGGAACACCAGCGCGGTGACGACCGTAAAAACGGCCATCACGGCGGCGACCAGGCGCGTGCGGTAGCCGACGATCAACAGGACGCCACCGCCCACTTCCACCAGCAGGGCCACGGCATACGCCACCGTCGGCAGCGGCAGGCCGGCGGAGGTGATGTACGCGATGGTGCCGGCGGGGGCGGCCAGCTTGCCGATACCGGCAATCAGGAACAACGCCGCCAGCAGCACGCGGCTGATCAGCGCGCCGGGTCCGCCGCTGCGGGCGTAGGGGATGGCGGGTTCGGTGTAGGCGGTCTGGGTAGTCATGAGGTTTCTCCTCGGAGAAAAGATGAGATGGCGCAGCATAGGGTGTTGCCTCCCATCTTCGGAAGCCCATATATTTCGATCCTATCCATCCAAAATCCCGATACCTATGCTTGAAGCGATCTCGCTGGACCAATTGCGCACCTTCGTCGCCGCGGCGGAAGCCGGCAGTTTTTCCGCGGCGGGGCGACAACTGCGCCGCGCGCAGTCGGTGGTCAGCCACACGCTGGCGAACCTGGAGACGCAGACCGGCGTCAGGCTGTTCGATCGCGGGGGCCGTTATCCGGTGCTGACGGAAGCGGGACACGCGCTGCTGCGGGAAGCGCGCGCCGTCCTGAACGGGATGAACGCATTCAAGGCCAAGGCCAAATCGATGGCGGAGGGCCTGGAGCCGGAGCTGACGGTGGTGATCGACGTCATGTATCCCATGCAGGCGCTGACCAAGGCCGTGGGCAAATTCCACGAAGCCTTTCCGCACACGCCTTTACGCCTGTACGTCGAGGCGCTGGGCGGCCTGGTCAAACCGGTGCTGGACGGCACGTGCGCCCTGGGGGCGGTCGGCTCGCTACCGACCATCCCGGATAGCCTGGCGACCGAGGCGCTGCTGGACGTTCCCATGGTGAAGGTGGTGGCGCCCACGCATCCGCTGGCGTCGTTCGACGGCGAACTGACGCGCCAGGAACTGGCGCGTCACGTGCAACTGGTACTGACCGATCGCACCGACCTGACGGCCGGCAATCAATACGGCGTTTTCTCGCCGTCCACCTGGCGGCTGGCGGACATGGGCGCCAAGCACGCCTTTCTATGCGCGGGTTTCGGCTGGGGTCATATGCCCCTGGCCATGGTGCAGGCGCAACTGCACAGCGGCGAGCTGGTGGCCTTGACCCGCGTCAGCCCGGAATGCCACGTGCCGCCCATCACCGTCTATGCGGTGTATTGCCACGATCGGCCGCCGGGCCCGGCGGGCCGCTGGTTCCTGGAGCAACTCAAGGACGGCAGCCGCGCCTGCCCGACAACGCTGCAGAGCGCGTAAGCGGAAGCGCCCCGTGGAGCGCCTGCTGTCCGCGCCTACTTCTTCTTGACCGGATCCAGGCCGGTCTGCTTGACCACTGGCTGGGCCTTGGCGGACGCCAGGAATTTCAGCAGTTCGGCGGCTTCCTTCTGGTGGGTGGAGGTGACCGGCACGCCGCCGGCGAAGCGGGTGATCGACTGCACCGACGCCGGCACCTTGCCGACGAAGGTCACGCCCGGCACGGGCAGCAGTTCGGCGACCTGCTGGAAGCCGACCTCATACGTACCGTCGGCCACCTTCGACGCCACCGGGATCTTGGGCACCATCGTGGCCTTGGACTTGACCTGGTCCTCGATACCCAGCTTCTTGAACATTTCCTTTTCGATGTACACGCCGCTGGCGCTATCGGAGTAGGCGATGGACTTGGCGTTCAGCAAGGTCTTCTTCAAGGCGGCGACAGTGGAAATGTCGGGCTTGGGCTGCCCCTGCTTCACCACCATGCCGATGGGCGAATCGGCCAGCTCGACGCGCGAGGACTTGTTCACCTGGCCCTGCTTGATCAGGTCGTCCAGCGCATAGCCGACCATGATGACGACGTCGGCCGGTTCCTTCCGCGCCAGCCGGTTGGGTATGGCTTCCGGCGACTTGCCCATGGACGGGCCGTGCTCGGTGACCAGCGTATTGCCGGTGGCCTTGGTGAATTCCGGACCGAGCTTGTCGTAGGCGGCGGAAAAACCGCCCGAGATCAGGACGTGCAGCTCGGCGGCCTGTACGGGCGCGAAGGCCGCGGACGCG
This genomic interval from Bordetella genomosp. 8 contains the following:
- a CDS encoding tripartite tricarboxylate transporter substrate-binding protein; translated protein: MSKPVSHPPTVPVSAWSCTRRGAFRLLAAAAALLAFPGAPALAEKPLRIVVPFSAGSTIDSLARLVAATLPEVSDYKAVFVENRSGAAGIIGTNTVVRAQPDGYTLLLQANGLTTTPAVRDDLPFDTLKDLAPVILVGTTPYAFIAPASLPATSLTELFDQARKSGQKISFGTSGLGSQSQFVLVQLAKQAKVEFLEVPFRGQAEIMLGVMGDQVQLGMMNLPSALQQMQDKRIKLLATITKARTPMTPAVPTLAESGLGDLEESAWYGFLAPANTPPAVIAALNKGIAATLRRPEAQAKLAEMGLDVAASSPEAFAAKLRQETARYRAIADEQNLRARQQ
- a CDS encoding metal-dependent hydrolase family protein; the encoded protein is MAKILDFLGATLIDGTGGPAIENGNMRIADGRVVAVWQGKARPAVAEAPADEAVDTRGATIMPGLIDTHCHISYGEGRAAEEIDVYGGAEWAAVRAVWNAGKVLQSGVTTICDPGSTWNVAVTCRDAILNGMYPGPRVAAGGRHISADGGFADYFPSWLGMPVSAEGVLCHNRDDMLQEVRRQVKNRVDVVKISGDSQAQESNLDAGPCFTADEMTAIVQMSHQLGRKVTIHARYAGTVAMAARAGVDWLIHASYMKAEDVGMVRDLGIPICPTMTFAANIVQHGRDVGVDPNYIEHKRRELDALVRIHTRCIEAGIPMMMGSESGFAVTPYGEWHSRELELMVELLGMRPMDAIVAATANNARALGWEDRVGTLAPGRWADFLVVDGDPLTNIGILADRKRIRAIYKGGEQVERPASPPERRRMAHERGFSVSTAMLRRAA
- a CDS encoding amidohydrolase family protein, translated to MDQLIISADSHVFEPQDLWINALGKRFGDKVPHGVKNFEGHEGSFFYLGRPGEAARMDELVAADSKDRRLDDLAQAGSDPVYRLKLMDSDHIAAEVLNPTWGLWIPRMPDGAARNACAEVYNDWIQEYCSQDLKRLLAIAMIPIIDVDWAIKELDRVIKRGARGVMIGTSPVDDAAPYRDRKYDRFWAAAEEAGLPVTLHIVTGKVRDPFTYHGDKERENVPASFLDLFQEAAPVLANEFIFGGIFDRFPRLKVFLSEYDASWLPILKYRVNRIETFPGFDNLKKKPAGRYIEENIYAGVINDPLAAKLRTEIGVDRIMWGSDFPHPPCPYPNTTQNVERVLGDMSPEDRFKVVAGNAMKLYNIEL
- a CDS encoding ABC transporter permease; the protein is MRGHLDGVRRLRRPAGFSVVWALRAIALLLLLAPILLVVVSSFGAHAYTTIPPTELSLRWYANIFARDEFTSSFLASLGIAAIVTPVSVLTGTLAAYGMWKYRLRLSPVLEPLLMSPILLPLVVTGLALLAFINRVGLGPGYAAIALGHVIITFPYSFRSVLAALRRYDMQMDDAAASLRARPWDTFRHVTLPLIRPGLFAGALFAFVMSFDDFAMTIFLIAPGTGTLPIAIYQYMEFNLDPTVAAVSTLLILMAIGAVWLVDRTIGMERFIGTKA
- a CDS encoding ABC transporter permease, which produces MTPPERTAAAGTPPPDHPAAAATPPGTGRALSGTGKATKPWPWSGWLLVLPALAIFGVFVAALAALLAFSLYARGTMGGELSGGPTLRVYAQALSNPLYLAAIYTTFRLSAIATLGSLALGLPVAYWIVRSPSARLRTALIMLVAIPFMTSLIVRLYALTLVLGNTGLVNRVLHGLGILPENDFLPLIRNETSVAIGLVYFVLPFVIFTLAAGFRRYDRTLEEAAQNLGADEVSTFFRVTLPLLMPGIAAAGTLAFVLAGTAFATPLLLGGGAVRMIANAIYDRAMYGGGMPVAAALSALALLFTMACLYVAGRLTRRQHARTS
- a CDS encoding ABC transporter ATP-binding protein → MTTAVLATGPAAAAPARDEVLSVRDVEIRYGHATIVSDATFTVHRGEFITLLGPSGSGKTSLLRTIAGFVPASRGEIRLQGESMRDVPPYRRDVGLVFQNYALFPHMTVAENLAFGPRMTRVPANQIEDRIQESLSHVRLSQYAARYPHELSGGQQQRVAIARALAMRPSLLLLDEPMSNLDARLRAEMRVELTALLKKLRVTAVSVTHSQDEALAMSDRVIVMAEGGIRQIGTPGEIYLHPVDQFVAGFVGAANIVRAAYAGTRDGLPMFRTCWGQAIPVRSGAAEIERAELLLIRPESIRVLHAEADADAHAVGRAAATPGGAEPVSEVSGRIVHRCYMGSHLELRVDVGASELMARHPAGADVEEFPLGETVVLQWPCHAVQAVRA
- a CDS encoding alkene reductase, whose amino-acid sequence is MTTLFDPLSIGDLHLPNRIVMAPLTRLRAPGNVANRLMAEHYVQRATAGLIITEGTPVRDDGVGYQHVPGIWSQEQVDGWRLVTDAVHRAGGRIAAQLWHVGRISHPALLQGRQPVAPSAIAAEGHVSLLRPKQPYPVPRELALDEIPGIVDAFRQGARNAKAAGFDGVTIHGANGYLLDQFLQDGTNHRTDAYGGSVENRARLMIEVIDAVLEVWAPNRVGLHLAPRSPSYSISESDPAGTFGYVARAMGERKLGFLFIRETQGEGALFSMLKREFGGVCIANDGFDAVSAADVVARGEADAVSFGKAYIANPDLVDRLRRNAPLNALDNATIYDLDHCSPVGYTDYPTLEMQAA
- a CDS encoding winged helix-turn-helix transcriptional regulator — protein: MQRKRLGEDPCPIARSLDVIGDWWSLLIVREAMQGTCRFSDFQQHLGLARNILSTRLRKLVEQGVLETQPSAERGDHKEYHLTAKGRGLDPVLRALYAWGKEHLFAEA
- a CDS encoding DoxX family protein, which codes for MTTQTAYTEPAIPYARSGGPGALISRVLLAALFLIAGIGKLAAPAGTIAYITSAGLPLPTVAYAVALLVEVGGGVLLIVGYRTRLVAAVMAVFTVVTALVFHSAWGDANQQVNFLKNLAIAGGLLQLVLNGAGAYSLDRRAR
- a CDS encoding LysR family transcriptional regulator, with the protein product MLEAISLDQLRTFVAAAEAGSFSAAGRQLRRAQSVVSHTLANLETQTGVRLFDRGGRYPVLTEAGHALLREARAVLNGMNAFKAKAKSMAEGLEPELTVVIDVMYPMQALTKAVGKFHEAFPHTPLRLYVEALGGLVKPVLDGTCALGAVGSLPTIPDSLATEALLDVPMVKVVAPTHPLASFDGELTRQELARHVQLVLTDRTDLTAGNQYGVFSPSTWRLADMGAKHAFLCAGFGWGHMPLAMVQAQLHSGELVALTRVSPECHVPPITVYAVYCHDRPPGPAGRWFLEQLKDGSRACPTTLQSA
- a CDS encoding substrate-binding domain-containing protein, with the protein product MKTSLRTLALAGSLLAASAAFAPVQAAELHVLISGGFSAAYDKLGPEFTKATGNTLVTEHGPSMGKSPEAIPNRLARKEPADVVIMVGYALDDLIKQGQVNKSSRVELADSPIGMVVKQGQPKPDISTVAALKKTLLNAKSIAYSDSASGVYIEKEMFKKLGIEDQVKSKATMVPKIPVASKVADGTYEVGFQQVAELLPVPGVTFVGKVPASVQSITRFAGGVPVTSTHQKEAAELLKFLASAKAQPVVKQTGLDPVKKK